In Microbulbifer celer, a single window of DNA contains:
- a CDS encoding rod-binding protein — MNPIDTRAGFALDVNALSGISRGRDKDEQLQAVAEQFEALFLNQVMKSMRDAVPRSDLIDSSSTRFYESLFDQQLSSHLAGRGLGLAEQLVQHLSADASPSAQSPARPENLNGKP; from the coding sequence ATGAACCCGATCGATACCCGTGCCGGCTTTGCCCTGGATGTCAATGCGCTCAGCGGAATTTCCCGCGGGCGTGACAAAGACGAACAGTTACAGGCGGTGGCGGAACAGTTTGAGGCACTGTTTCTGAACCAGGTCATGAAAAGCATGCGCGATGCGGTGCCCCGCTCGGACCTGATCGACAGTTCCAGTACGCGATTTTATGAATCGCTATTCGACCAACAGCTTTCCTCCCATCTCGCCGGGCGTGGGTTGGGGTTGGCTGAGCAACTGGTACAGCACCTGTCTGCAGATGCTTCGCCTTCTGCGCAAAGTCCAGCACGACCAGAGAACCTGAACGGAAAACCCTGA
- the fliR gene encoding flagellar biosynthetic protein FliR: protein MIDITYAQLHAWLIAFLWPFVRLSGFLMASPVLGHRAAPTRVKIGLAAVLTIVIAPGLPPLPTVPVWSWAGLGILVEQTLIGAAIGLTLRVIFAVVQAAGDFIGLQMGLAFATFVTPDGVNTMVLSRFLHLVTIMVFLAVDGHLIVIETLAGSFQTLPVGYTGLNPAGFEMLARFGSTVFSSGLLLALPVVAALLIVNVSLGILNRSAPQLTVFSIGFPVSLTLGLILLVVLMTDLGRFLQMLFEQGLLMIQQLLTTLAQP from the coding sequence GTGATTGATATAACCTACGCGCAACTGCACGCCTGGCTGATTGCCTTTCTGTGGCCGTTTGTGCGTCTCAGCGGATTCCTGATGGCGTCACCCGTACTCGGCCACCGTGCGGCACCAACACGGGTAAAAATCGGCCTTGCCGCGGTGCTGACGATTGTCATTGCACCGGGGCTGCCGCCACTGCCCACCGTACCGGTGTGGTCCTGGGCCGGGCTCGGGATCTTGGTAGAACAGACACTGATCGGCGCCGCCATCGGGCTGACCTTGCGGGTGATCTTTGCCGTAGTACAGGCGGCGGGGGATTTTATCGGCCTACAGATGGGGCTGGCGTTCGCGACGTTTGTGACCCCGGACGGGGTCAACACCATGGTGCTGTCGCGGTTTCTGCACCTGGTAACGATTATGGTATTTCTCGCCGTAGACGGGCACCTGATCGTGATTGAAACCCTGGCGGGCAGTTTTCAGACGCTGCCCGTTGGATACACCGGTCTTAACCCCGCAGGTTTTGAAATGCTGGCTCGCTTCGGCAGCACGGTATTTTCATCGGGACTGTTGCTCGCACTGCCGGTAGTAGCGGCGCTGCTGATCGTGAATGTCTCTCTCGGTATCCTCAACCGCTCGGCACCACAGCTGACGGTATTCTCCATCGGCTTTCCGGTTTCCCTGACCCTGGGTCTGATCCTGCTGGTGGTGCTGATGACCGATCTCGGCCGCTTTCTGCAGATGCTGTTCGAGCAGGGACTGTTGATGATTCAGCAGCTGCTGACAACCCTCGCACAACCCTGA
- the fliM gene encoding flagellar motor switch protein FliM, translated as MSQDDQLSQEEIDALLHGDGDSADSGSEGASDTPKMRPYDPASQQRVIRERLHSIDIINERFARHFRVNLFNLIRRSADITVDSVRYQSFKDFARNLPVPTNLNLIGMKPLRGTGLMVFPPSMVFMVVDSLFGGDGRFVTRSEGREFTNTEQRVIRRILELAINAYQESWHSVYPLEIRYLRSELQARFANITNSPNEIIVNTTFHLEVGNLSEHFQVCMPYSMIEPLRDRLANPVVDGRDPNDQTWNRRMAGEIRQSEIELVAEFASVPSHIGRVLSLKLGDILPIDLPSAVVASVDGVPVLECEYGSRNGQSALRVAKVIERSAPKPAPMASSFNAGLAPQPEESEA; from the coding sequence ATGTCCCAGGATGACCAGCTTTCCCAGGAAGAGATCGATGCGTTGCTGCACGGCGATGGCGATAGCGCCGACAGCGGCAGTGAAGGCGCTAGCGATACGCCTAAGATGCGCCCCTATGATCCCGCGTCGCAACAACGAGTAATCCGCGAACGCCTGCACAGTATCGACATTATCAATGAACGCTTTGCGCGGCATTTTCGCGTAAACCTGTTCAACCTGATCCGTCGCTCCGCCGATATTACGGTGGATTCGGTGCGCTACCAGAGTTTCAAGGATTTCGCGCGCAACCTGCCGGTCCCCACCAATCTCAACCTGATCGGCATGAAACCGCTGCGCGGCACCGGGCTGATGGTGTTTCCACCGAGCATGGTGTTTATGGTGGTGGACAGTCTGTTCGGCGGTGATGGACGTTTTGTCACCCGCTCGGAGGGTCGCGAATTTACCAATACCGAACAGCGTGTTATCCGCCGCATTCTGGAACTGGCGATCAATGCCTACCAGGAGTCCTGGCATTCCGTTTATCCACTGGAAATCCGCTATCTGCGCTCTGAGCTGCAGGCGCGTTTTGCCAACATCACCAATTCGCCCAACGAGATCATCGTCAATACCACCTTCCACCTGGAAGTGGGCAACCTGTCGGAACATTTCCAGGTATGTATGCCCTATTCGATGATCGAACCGCTGCGCGACCGCCTCGCCAACCCAGTAGTGGACGGCCGCGACCCCAACGACCAGACCTGGAACCGGCGCATGGCCGGGGAAATCCGCCAGTCCGAAATTGAACTGGTCGCGGAATTTGCCAGTGTACCGAGCCACATCGGCCGGGTGCTGTCACTGAAGCTCGGCGACATCCTGCCCATCGACCTGCCCTCGGCTGTGGTCGCCAGTGTGGACGGTGTGCCGGTGCTGGAATGCGAATACGGCAGCCGCAACGGCCAGAGTGCACTGCGCGTGGCCAAAGTCATTGAACGCAGCGCCCCCAAACCCGCCCCGATGGCCAGCAGTTTCAACGCCGGGCTCGCCCCGCAACCCGAGGAATCCGAAGCATGA
- the flgK gene encoding flagellar hook-associated protein FlgK translates to MSIFSIGLSGLNAAQNALNTTGNNISNVYTPGYNRELTLLGERAGGGGVTVNDIQRQFDSFVASQLNRANSETSALSSYVTQVSQIDDLLADQQAGLAPLMQDMFSAFEDLVSAPSDPAARQGVIGTADTLSAQFRAFDEYLNDMQSGVNQQVREEISLINNTAEQIANLNREISLAKAKHGEAPNTLLNQRDQLVADLNERIDVELSVQQSGTYNLSIGNGQPIVAGSRSFGLEAISSASDPARTVVGYRDSANNLVELDQDKITGGTLGGLISFRSEALDKTQNQLGQLAVSLSSAINEQHRAGIDLNGETGGDMFAVAEPRLVSNANNSGSAVLDAAFGDPSALAATDYTLKVTDAANGEFEITRLDNGERFTATLDANGELSFGGVVVSVDDTAALADGDSFELQPVRGAAGSMENLISDTAAIAASASGSSGDNENALALQQLQEKVLVGGSATFSGAYAIMVSDVGSYTSIAQVNLEAREGLSEQLTALQQSESGVNLDEEAANLIRFQQYYQANAKVIQTASTVLDEILSLR, encoded by the coding sequence ATGAGTATTTTTTCAATCGGCCTCAGCGGCCTTAATGCGGCGCAGAACGCCCTCAATACCACTGGCAACAACATCAGCAACGTGTACACGCCCGGATACAACCGCGAGTTGACCCTGCTGGGTGAACGCGCTGGTGGTGGCGGTGTCACGGTGAACGATATCCAACGCCAGTTCGATTCCTTTGTCGCCAGTCAGTTGAACCGCGCCAACAGTGAGACCAGTGCACTCAGCAGTTATGTCACCCAGGTTTCCCAGATCGATGATCTGCTGGCGGACCAGCAGGCGGGACTTGCACCGCTGATGCAGGATATGTTCTCCGCGTTTGAGGATCTCGTCAGTGCGCCTTCCGATCCCGCTGCGCGTCAGGGGGTAATCGGTACTGCCGATACCCTGAGTGCCCAGTTCCGCGCCTTCGATGAATACCTCAACGATATGCAGTCCGGGGTGAACCAGCAGGTCCGGGAAGAAATCAGCCTGATCAACAATACCGCGGAGCAGATCGCCAACCTCAACCGCGAAATTTCCCTGGCCAAAGCAAAACACGGCGAGGCGCCGAACACCCTGCTGAACCAGCGCGATCAACTGGTAGCGGATTTGAATGAGCGCATCGATGTGGAACTGTCGGTACAGCAGAGCGGCACCTACAACCTCTCTATTGGCAACGGCCAGCCGATCGTCGCCGGCAGTCGCAGCTTCGGGCTGGAAGCCATCAGCTCCGCCAGCGACCCGGCGCGCACCGTAGTCGGCTATCGCGACTCCGCCAACAACCTGGTCGAACTCGATCAGGACAAAATCACCGGCGGTACCCTGGGTGGCCTGATCAGTTTTCGCAGTGAGGCATTGGATAAAACCCAGAATCAACTGGGACAGCTGGCGGTTTCCCTATCGAGCGCCATCAACGAGCAGCACCGCGCGGGTATCGACCTGAATGGCGAGACCGGTGGTGACATGTTTGCGGTGGCTGAGCCACGCCTGGTAAGTAACGCCAACAATAGCGGCAGTGCAGTACTTGACGCCGCCTTCGGCGATCCCAGCGCATTGGCGGCCACCGACTACACACTGAAAGTGACCGATGCCGCCAATGGGGAATTCGAGATCACCCGTCTGGATAACGGCGAGCGTTTTACTGCCACCCTCGATGCCAATGGCGAGCTGTCATTTGGCGGCGTGGTGGTTTCTGTAGACGATACAGCGGCGCTTGCCGATGGCGACAGTTTCGAGCTGCAGCCGGTGCGCGGGGCCGCGGGATCCATGGAAAACCTTATCAGTGATACTGCCGCCATTGCCGCCAGTGCGAGTGGCAGCAGCGGCGACAACGAGAATGCCCTGGCACTGCAACAACTGCAGGAGAAGGTACTGGTTGGCGGCAGCGCTACCTTCAGCGGTGCCTACGCGATCATGGTCAGTGATGTAGGCAGTTACACCAGTATTGCCCAGGTCAACCTGGAAGCCCGCGAAGGACTGAGTGAGCAGCTGACCGCGCTGCAGCAGTCGGAATCCGGAGTCAATCTGGACGAAGAGGCGGCCAACCTGATCCGCTTCCAGCAGTACTACCAGGCCAATGCCAAAGTGATCCAGACCGCGTCCACGGTGCTGGATGAAATTCTCAGTCTGCGTTGA
- the fliN gene encoding flagellar motor switch protein FliN has product MSDSDSKQNPMDTAEGDSWAAAMTEQLTESTGTDWSEALAEQDAADSQPGGDPRKATDQVFKPLENNNTSGAMRDLEMVMDIPVKLSVELGRTRITIKQLLELAQGSVIELDGLAGEPMDILINGYLVAQGEVVVIEDKYGIRITEIVTPQERIHKLNR; this is encoded by the coding sequence ATGAGCGATAGCGACAGCAAGCAGAACCCGATGGACACCGCCGAAGGCGACAGCTGGGCGGCAGCCATGACCGAACAACTGACCGAATCAACTGGCACCGACTGGTCAGAAGCGCTCGCCGAACAGGACGCGGCAGACAGTCAGCCTGGCGGCGACCCCCGCAAAGCCACAGACCAGGTTTTCAAACCGTTGGAAAACAACAACACCAGCGGCGCCATGCGCGATCTGGAAATGGTGATGGATATACCGGTGAAACTGAGCGTAGAGCTTGGGCGTACCCGCATCACCATCAAACAGTTGCTGGAACTTGCACAGGGCTCGGTGATTGAACTCGATGGTCTCGCCGGCGAGCCGATGGATATCCTGATCAACGGCTACCTGGTGGCCCAGGGCGAAGTGGTAGTGATCGAAGACAAGTATGGCATCCGCATCACCGAAATCGTGACGCCCCAGGAACGGATTCACAAACTCAACCGATGA
- the fliQ gene encoding flagellar biosynthesis protein FliQ: MTAETVMNLAYQAMLIALSLGAPMLLTALLVGLLVSLFQAATQINEMTLSFIPKILAVFAVLVIAGPWLLALITDYTRTLFQNIPLLVS, translated from the coding sequence ATGACCGCAGAAACCGTAATGAACCTGGCTTATCAGGCCATGCTGATCGCACTTTCCCTGGGTGCGCCGATGTTGCTGACCGCACTGTTGGTGGGGTTGCTGGTGAGTCTGTTTCAGGCGGCGACCCAGATCAACGAAATGACCCTGTCGTTTATTCCCAAGATTCTGGCCGTGTTTGCGGTACTGGTGATTGCCGGGCCCTGGCTGCTGGCGCTCATCACCGATTACACCCGTACCCTGTTCCAGAATATTCCGTTACTGGTTTCCTGA
- the fliO gene encoding flagellar biosynthetic protein FliO yields the protein MNNTSAASGESVVGLAMLGKVAGVLIALIALILLCAWLTRRLAPGLGANASGPPMRVVASKAVGTREKVVVLEVQDQWLVLGVGGGQVNHLHTLPAEPDSGDSADRNTSAPLTGSFANRLTQALRHNMGRRGDRS from the coding sequence ATGAACAACACGAGCGCTGCAAGCGGCGAATCTGTCGTCGGCCTGGCAATGCTGGGCAAGGTTGCCGGTGTACTGATCGCGCTGATCGCACTGATTCTTCTGTGCGCCTGGCTGACCCGCCGCCTGGCACCGGGACTGGGCGCAAATGCCAGCGGCCCACCGATGAGAGTCGTCGCCAGCAAGGCGGTTGGTACACGGGAAAAAGTCGTGGTGCTGGAAGTCCAGGACCAGTGGCTGGTGCTCGGCGTGGGCGGCGGCCAGGTCAACCACCTACACACTTTGCCGGCGGAGCCCGATAGCGGAGATAGCGCTGACAGAAATACATCGGCTCCGCTCACTGGAAGTTTCGCCAACCGACTGACGCAGGCGCTGCGCCACAATATGGGCCGACGCGGAGACCGCTCGTGA
- a CDS encoding flagellar basal body rod protein FlgF produces MDRILYTAMSGARQSMEQQSVVSHNLANATTSGFRAQLSAMRAVPVQGDGQLATRTSVVASTPGADFNPGPINATGRDLDVALQGNAWLAVQAGDGAEAYTRRGDLQVDATGMLTSGGRPVVGDNGPIVVPLGASLSMGADGTVSAIGAGEDPESLVQVGRLKLVSPGEAGLERGSDGLFRAYAAPGTAADPLPRDEQARLISGSLEGSNVNPVESMVAMIDSARRYDMQLKVIESTDENGRQADSLLSLD; encoded by the coding sequence ATGGACCGCATTCTCTACACCGCCATGAGCGGCGCGCGCCAGAGCATGGAACAACAGTCGGTGGTGAGCCACAACCTGGCCAACGCCACGACGTCTGGATTCCGCGCGCAGCTCAGTGCCATGCGTGCCGTGCCGGTGCAGGGCGATGGCCAGCTGGCCACGCGCACCTCGGTGGTCGCTTCCACACCGGGGGCAGATTTTAATCCCGGGCCGATTAACGCCACCGGTCGCGACCTGGATGTGGCCCTGCAGGGCAACGCCTGGCTCGCGGTACAGGCCGGTGACGGTGCCGAAGCCTATACCCGTCGCGGCGACCTGCAGGTGGATGCCACCGGCATGCTCACCAGTGGTGGCCGCCCGGTAGTGGGGGATAACGGTCCCATTGTGGTACCGCTGGGTGCGAGCCTGTCCATGGGTGCCGACGGCACCGTCAGTGCCATCGGCGCCGGCGAGGATCCGGAGTCACTGGTTCAGGTGGGTCGGCTGAAGCTGGTGTCACCGGGTGAGGCGGGGCTGGAACGCGGCAGTGACGGCCTTTTCCGGGCCTATGCCGCCCCAGGCACCGCCGCCGACCCGCTGCCCCGGGACGAACAGGCGCGATTGATCAGCGGCTCGCTGGAAGGCAGCAACGTCAATCCGGTGGAATCCATGGTCGCGATGATCGACAGCGCGCGCCGCTACGACATGCAGCTCAAGGTGATCGAAAGCACTGATGAAAACGGGCGCCAGGCGGACAGCCTGCTGTCGCTCGACTAA
- a CDS encoding flagellar basal body P-ring protein FlgI, protein MRPIFFTRKFFLPLLVKIFLLLVLSGTSVYAEPLRELADFAGVRDNQLVGYGLVVGLDGSGDQTMQTPFTTQSLSNMFSQLGITIPAGTNMQLRNVAGVMVTAKMPAFARPGQRMDVVVSSIGNARSLRGGTLLMTPLKGLDGRTYAVAQGNLLVGGAGAESGGSSVQINQQAGGRISGGALVEREVPVALGAGGFLDLQLREADFGTAERVVNAINREFGSAIAGAVDAGMIRLQSPEDANARVRFMARVQAIDVTPLAPPARVVINARSGAVVLNGRVTLGPAAVAHGNLSVVIDTAFGVSQPAPFGEGTTTVVPDSNITLSQQAGTLKFVQGADLLEVVDALNALGATPADLMTILEALKASGALRAELEII, encoded by the coding sequence ATGCGACCTATTTTTTTCACGCGTAAATTTTTTCTGCCACTGCTGGTGAAAATATTTTTGTTGCTGGTGCTCAGCGGCACCAGTGTGTACGCAGAACCGCTGCGCGAGCTGGCAGATTTCGCCGGTGTGCGCGATAACCAGCTGGTGGGCTACGGGCTGGTAGTAGGGCTGGACGGCAGTGGTGACCAGACCATGCAGACGCCATTCACCACCCAGAGCCTGAGCAATATGTTTTCCCAGCTCGGTATCACCATTCCTGCCGGCACTAACATGCAATTGCGCAATGTGGCCGGTGTGATGGTGACGGCAAAAATGCCTGCGTTCGCACGCCCCGGGCAGCGAATGGATGTGGTGGTATCTTCCATCGGCAACGCGCGCAGCCTGCGCGGCGGCACCCTGTTGATGACGCCGTTGAAAGGCCTGGACGGGCGCACCTACGCCGTCGCCCAGGGCAATCTGCTGGTGGGTGGTGCCGGCGCCGAGTCCGGTGGTTCCAGTGTGCAGATCAACCAGCAGGCCGGTGGACGTATCAGCGGCGGTGCACTGGTGGAGCGCGAGGTTCCGGTGGCGCTGGGTGCGGGTGGATTTCTCGACCTGCAACTGCGCGAGGCGGATTTCGGTACCGCGGAGCGGGTAGTCAACGCCATCAATCGCGAATTTGGCAGCGCCATCGCCGGTGCGGTGGACGCGGGTATGATCCGCCTTCAGAGCCCGGAAGATGCCAATGCACGGGTACGTTTTATGGCGCGAGTACAGGCGATTGATGTCACACCGCTGGCGCCGCCGGCGCGGGTGGTGATCAATGCGCGTAGCGGCGCTGTTGTATTGAACGGGCGGGTTACCCTGGGGCCGGCTGCCGTGGCCCACGGCAACCTGTCTGTGGTGATTGATACCGCCTTTGGCGTCAGCCAGCCGGCGCCGTTTGGCGAGGGCACCACCACGGTAGTACCGGACAGCAATATCACCCTCAGCCAGCAGGCGGGCACCCTCAAGTTTGTGCAGGGCGCGGACCTGTTGGAAGTCGTCGACGCACTCAATGCCCTGGGGGCAACGCCCGCAGATCTGATGACCATTCTCGAAGCACTCAAGGCCTCCGGCGCGCTGCGCGCCGAGCTGGAGATAATCTGA
- the flgG gene encoding flagellar basal-body rod protein FlgG, translating into MIKSLWTAKTGLESQQVKMDVISNNLANVSTNGFKKSRAVFEDLLYQNLRQPGARNDIQNTLPSGMQVGSGVRPVATERLHAQGGLENTGNSRDLAINGKGFFQVRMADGSTAYTRDGSFQLDENGQMVTASGYPLEPAVIIPDNALSVTVGKDGLVSITEPGSTQSVEVGQLTLSTFVNPAGLQAIGENLYLETSASGMRSESMPGMNGAGSLYQSYVETSNVNVVEEMVSMIQTQRAYEINSKAVQTSDEMLSRLAQL; encoded by the coding sequence ATGATCAAATCACTGTGGACGGCCAAAACCGGTCTCGAATCCCAACAGGTAAAAATGGATGTAATTTCCAACAACCTGGCGAACGTGAGTACCAACGGCTTCAAAAAATCCCGCGCGGTGTTTGAAGACCTGCTGTACCAGAACCTGCGTCAGCCCGGTGCGCGCAACGATATCCAGAACACCCTGCCGTCCGGTATGCAGGTGGGCAGCGGTGTGCGTCCGGTAGCGACCGAACGGCTGCACGCTCAGGGTGGACTGGAAAATACCGGAAATTCCCGTGACCTGGCGATTAACGGCAAAGGCTTTTTCCAGGTGCGTATGGCCGATGGCAGTACCGCCTATACCCGCGATGGCAGTTTCCAGCTGGATGAAAATGGCCAGATGGTAACAGCGAGCGGTTACCCGCTGGAGCCGGCCGTCATCATCCCCGACAACGCACTATCCGTGACCGTCGGCAAAGACGGCCTTGTATCGATCACCGAGCCGGGCTCCACCCAGAGCGTCGAAGTGGGGCAGCTGACACTGTCGACCTTCGTCAATCCCGCCGGTCTGCAAGCCATCGGTGAAAACCTCTATCTGGAAACCAGCGCTTCGGGCATGCGCAGTGAAAGTATGCCGGGTATGAACGGCGCCGGCAGCCTGTATCAGTCTTATGTGGAAACCTCCAACGTCAATGTGGTGGAAGAAATGGTAAGCATGATCCAGACCCAGCGTGCCTACGAGATCAACAGCAAAGCGGTACAGACCTCCGACGAGATGCTGTCGCGTCTGGCGCAGTTGTGA
- the fliP gene encoding flagellar type III secretion system pore protein FliP (The bacterial flagellar biogenesis protein FliP forms a type III secretion system (T3SS)-type pore required for flagellar assembly.) yields the protein MVPALLLLILPADGWAQATINGLVSQPTADGGQQWSIKLQTLLLLTSLAFLPAVLLMMTCFTRIIIVLSLLRTAMGTQAAPPNQVLLGLTLFLTFFVMSPVLEKIHDEAWEPLTQDEISFDEFLARGSEPLKSFMLSQTREPDIALFARLANTGPLQGPEAVPLRVLLPAFVTSELKTAFQIGFTIFIPFLIIDLVVASVLMALGMMMVPPATISLPFKLMLFVLVDGWQLLIGSLAQSFYP from the coding sequence ATAGTACCCGCCCTGCTGTTACTGATATTGCCAGCGGACGGTTGGGCCCAGGCTACCATTAACGGCCTCGTCAGCCAGCCCACAGCCGACGGCGGCCAGCAGTGGTCGATTAAACTACAGACGCTGCTGTTACTCACCAGCCTCGCGTTCCTGCCGGCCGTTTTGTTGATGATGACCTGCTTCACCCGCATCATCATCGTCCTCAGCCTGCTGCGCACTGCCATGGGTACCCAGGCCGCACCGCCAAACCAGGTGCTGCTGGGGCTGACTCTGTTCCTTACTTTCTTTGTGATGTCCCCGGTGCTGGAAAAAATTCACGACGAGGCCTGGGAACCGCTGACTCAGGATGAAATTTCGTTTGATGAATTTCTCGCGCGCGGCAGCGAACCGCTGAAAAGTTTCATGCTCTCCCAGACCCGTGAACCGGATATTGCCCTGTTTGCGCGCCTCGCCAATACCGGGCCACTACAGGGGCCGGAGGCGGTGCCTTTGCGGGTATTGTTGCCGGCTTTCGTCACCAGTGAATTGAAAACGGCGTTCCAGATCGGATTCACCATTTTTATTCCTTTCCTGATCATTGATCTGGTGGTGGCCAGTGTATTGATGGCTTTGGGGATGATGATGGTCCCCCCCGCGACTATTTCACTGCCGTTCAAACTGATGTTGTTTGTATTGGTGGATGGCTGGCAGTTGTTGATTGGATCTTTGGCGCAGAGTTTTTATCCCTGA
- a CDS encoding flagellar basal body L-ring protein FlgH: MRFSFLPLVSIFLLAGGCAQLPQSSLAGDPEWVEIPEPPPQRTNGAIFQPEAGYRPLFEDYRPRMSGDLLTVVFNEQVSASKSAEVNSDREGGATFTADTVPIGLEELAEYGLELSGSNNFEGGGGAEARNTFTGTLTVTVMEVLPNRNLRVRGEKQIRINQGTEFIRFSGIVDPREIDGANSVLSTQVAEARIEYVGDGYINEAQNMGWLQRLLLNLSPF, encoded by the coding sequence ATGCGTTTCTCTTTTTTACCGCTGGTGAGTATTTTTCTGCTGGCCGGTGGCTGTGCGCAGCTGCCGCAGTCGTCCCTGGCCGGCGACCCGGAGTGGGTGGAAATTCCCGAGCCGCCGCCCCAGCGTACCAACGGTGCCATCTTCCAGCCGGAGGCGGGTTACCGCCCGCTGTTTGAAGATTATCGGCCGCGCATGAGTGGTGACCTGTTGACGGTGGTCTTCAATGAACAGGTCAGTGCGTCCAAAAGTGCCGAGGTCAATTCAGACCGCGAGGGCGGCGCCACGTTTACCGCAGACACGGTGCCCATTGGCCTGGAAGAACTGGCGGAATACGGTCTGGAGTTGTCCGGGAGCAATAATTTTGAAGGCGGTGGCGGTGCCGAGGCGCGCAACACCTTTACCGGTACACTCACGGTGACCGTGATGGAAGTATTGCCCAACCGCAATCTGCGGGTGCGCGGTGAAAAGCAGATCCGTATCAATCAGGGCACTGAGTTCATCCGCTTCTCCGGCATTGTCGATCCGCGGGAAATTGATGGCGCAAACTCCGTGCTCTCCACCCAGGTAGCGGAAGCGCGCATTGAATATGTCGGCGATGGTTACATCAATGAGGCCCAGAACATGGGCTGGTTGCAGCGATTGCTGCTGAATCTATCGCCTTTTTGA
- the flgL gene encoding flagellar hook-associated protein FlgL → MRISTLTIFDQSMSSLNRQQSSLMQVSQQIASGRRVVNPSDDPQAASQAVQVSQSLAINEQYADARISARNALAQEESVLDSVNDAIASARTLIVQASSDTLSDANRASVASELRGIYETVIGQANATDGNGRYLFGGYQDGSEPFVRDTDGSVSYVGDSNSRAVRVDASRLMPVADNGEVIFQSVSAGAGYMAVAADSNQGSITFNGPQVVNANDPDYGNAFDITFSVSGDDVSYSINGGAAEVYEAGQPIRIGGLSVTLEGTPADGDSIRMDKAENLNTDLFATFEKALAVLEQPASTDAETAARKNTLSNVLREFDNSLDNVLTNRASVGARMNELDVVDSVAGNRNLNYEQTLSGLVDLDYVSAISEYSLRQIGLQAAQQAFIDIKGMTLFDRM, encoded by the coding sequence ATGCGAATCAGCACGCTCACCATCTTCGATCAGAGCATGAGTTCCCTCAACCGGCAGCAGAGCAGCCTGATGCAGGTGAGCCAGCAGATTGCCTCCGGGCGCCGGGTGGTGAACCCGTCGGACGATCCCCAGGCCGCCTCCCAGGCGGTGCAGGTTTCCCAATCGCTGGCGATCAATGAACAGTACGCGGATGCCCGCATCAGCGCCCGCAACGCACTGGCACAGGAAGAAAGCGTACTAGACAGCGTCAATGATGCCATCGCCAGTGCGCGCACCCTGATTGTGCAGGCCTCCAGCGATACCCTGAGTGACGCCAACCGCGCGTCGGTGGCCAGTGAATTGCGCGGTATTTATGAAACCGTCATCGGCCAGGCAAACGCCACCGACGGCAATGGACGCTATCTGTTCGGCGGCTACCAGGATGGCAGCGAACCTTTTGTACGGGATACCGATGGCAGCGTCAGCTACGTTGGTGACAGCAACAGCCGCGCGGTGCGCGTAGACGCCTCCCGCCTGATGCCCGTGGCCGACAATGGCGAAGTCATTTTCCAGAGCGTGAGTGCGGGGGCCGGCTATATGGCGGTCGCCGCGGATAGTAATCAGGGCAGCATTACGTTCAATGGTCCGCAGGTAGTGAACGCAAATGACCCCGATTACGGCAATGCGTTTGATATTACCTTTTCGGTATCTGGAGACGACGTGAGTTACTCCATCAATGGCGGCGCCGCCGAGGTATACGAAGCCGGACAACCGATCCGCATCGGCGGGCTCTCCGTCACTCTCGAGGGTACTCCGGCGGACGGCGACAGCATCCGCATGGATAAAGCGGAAAACCTCAACACCGACCTGTTCGCCACCTTTGAGAAAGCCCTGGCGGTTCTCGAGCAGCCCGCCAGTACCGACGCAGAAACCGCCGCGCGCAAAAATACCCTCAGTAACGTACTGCGGGAATTCGACAACAGCCTGGACAATGTCCTCACCAACCGCGCGTCCGTGGGGGCGCGGATGAACGAGCTGGACGTGGTGGACTCTGTAGCCGGCAACCGCAACCTGAATTACGAGCAAACGCTCTCGGGACTGGTGGACCTGGACTACGTCTCCGCGATTTCCGAATACAGTCTGCGCCAGATCGGACTGCAGGCAGCACAGCAGGCGTTTATCGATATCAAGGGCATGACACTGTTTGACCGGATGTAA